From Novipirellula galeiformis, the proteins below share one genomic window:
- a CDS encoding PVC-type heme-binding CxxCH protein yields MARKFVMATAAWIVSVIAISSTLYAQRDLTDIPQPDPVAESEVMRVDESAAVNLYAADPQIRKPIQMNFDASGALWVATSEVYPQVKPGEFADDKIVVLRDTDGDGEIDQSTTFADGLLIPTGVVPDGEHAAYVADSTQLLHFEDTDGDGRADKRRVIFSGFGTEDTHHLLHTLRWGPDGCLYFNQSIYIHSHIDTAYGTRHLEGGGIWRYRPSTGRLEVFCKGFINPWGHVFDENGESLVTDGAYFDGINFAFPDAVFVTSPGATRWLSGLNPGSPKHCGLAILSGTHVPSQWHGNLVTNDFRSHRVCRFDVTPSLSGFRSQQQPEIITTSHVAFRPIDVRMGPDGAIYVADWYNPIIQHGEVDFRDERRDRKHGRIWRVAFPGRPLDPWPEFSKQSTAALCGLLEDPSLDVRQFAREELWRRAASDSSGVLAAIRAWRDSDSAGPTLAGRALEVLWMNEVVSEVNLDDAKIAVRTNSESKSRGLAAVLRSVWRSRENVAADSDVMRAITEMVFAQANATDPRTRLEVAIVAGQAAGSAGQALGRDALSAVVNVAGQPIDSNLDFAIWQSLRALDAVDPSTSILQQIDWDSKQSELATAVLAIANPRAAKVGLEMLQRDDINHVAVNELFLAVTKAGDSNQLGQLLNLLTHNPPSSLSHEWMRALLERTKADATVPVDANQAIAKAVADVETFASNPDWCTVVCQAVSLWKLSDAETALLEALPKTTAETRTALIQAIGSFASDKAKQTIDELLRADDMETRVAATRAIAAHRPQASFSAVIELVKRSETREQGASIVAELAKRKGLPEALAVELGKHSLDADAASQLLRHLRSRGGHTGLEEAIRRSGKLEDLAWKLTPEFSAETLALAKQGSPSNGERIYRREKLQCIECHAIGTAGGLVGPNLISIGGSSQPDYILESLIAPNAKLKEGYTTTQFLTDDGRVISGIVLTKNDKAVQVRLADGTVTSIVVDSIEEESPGKSLMPEGLLDNLTQGELADLVAFLSVLGRSAEFTVSTQPILRNVETLIYSDEANHKINRTSTDAVASGDAVMKWRPLTSHVDGTFWVDEMDAFKQHQNTPSTSFVRFQVNVLSDGAMKIELPGEAMKAWLDGKPTPVAALRTAKLTQGTHTIVLSIDRTLQTAPFTIALSENVGAVQAP; encoded by the coding sequence ATGGCCCGAAAGTTCGTGATGGCGACAGCCGCTTGGATCGTGAGCGTGATTGCGATCTCGTCAACGCTCTATGCACAACGGGATCTTACCGATATTCCGCAGCCCGATCCGGTCGCTGAATCGGAAGTCATGCGAGTCGATGAATCCGCCGCCGTAAACCTGTACGCGGCCGATCCTCAGATTCGCAAGCCGATTCAGATGAATTTTGATGCTTCCGGAGCGTTATGGGTGGCGACCAGCGAGGTGTATCCTCAAGTCAAACCGGGGGAGTTCGCCGACGATAAGATTGTCGTGCTTCGCGACACCGACGGGGATGGCGAAATTGACCAATCCACCACGTTTGCCGATGGGTTATTGATTCCCACCGGGGTCGTGCCCGACGGTGAGCATGCCGCCTACGTGGCCGATAGCACCCAATTGTTGCACTTTGAGGATACCGATGGAGACGGGCGAGCGGACAAGCGGCGAGTGATCTTCAGCGGCTTTGGCACCGAGGACACGCACCATCTATTGCACACGTTGCGTTGGGGGCCGGATGGTTGTTTGTACTTCAACCAATCGATCTATATTCATAGCCACATCGACACCGCCTACGGAACACGCCATTTAGAAGGGGGGGGGATTTGGCGATATCGTCCCAGCACGGGGCGGTTGGAGGTGTTCTGCAAAGGGTTTATCAATCCTTGGGGGCACGTCTTTGACGAAAACGGAGAATCGTTGGTGACCGACGGAGCGTACTTCGACGGAATCAATTTTGCTTTCCCCGACGCGGTCTTTGTCACCTCTCCGGGAGCGACTCGATGGTTGAGCGGACTGAATCCCGGCAGCCCCAAGCATTGCGGGCTTGCCATCCTCTCGGGCACTCACGTCCCGTCTCAGTGGCACGGCAATTTGGTCACCAATGATTTCCGCAGCCATCGGGTGTGCCGGTTCGATGTGACCCCAAGTTTGAGCGGATTCCGCAGCCAGCAACAACCTGAAATCATCACCACTTCGCATGTGGCTTTCCGTCCCATCGATGTTCGGATGGGACCGGATGGAGCGATCTACGTTGCCGATTGGTACAACCCGATCATCCAGCATGGCGAAGTTGACTTTCGTGACGAACGCCGCGACCGCAAGCATGGGCGAATTTGGCGAGTTGCTTTCCCCGGGCGTCCCCTCGACCCGTGGCCTGAGTTTTCAAAGCAATCGACCGCGGCGCTTTGCGGTTTGCTCGAAGATCCTTCGCTCGATGTACGTCAATTCGCCCGAGAAGAGCTGTGGCGACGCGCCGCAAGCGATTCTAGCGGCGTGCTTGCCGCGATCCGAGCTTGGCGTGATTCCGACAGCGCAGGTCCAACCTTGGCCGGGCGCGCGTTGGAGGTTCTGTGGATGAACGAGGTCGTCTCCGAAGTGAATCTCGACGATGCAAAAATCGCGGTCCGGACGAATAGCGAATCCAAGTCTCGCGGGTTGGCAGCGGTGCTAAGAAGCGTTTGGCGTAGTCGCGAGAACGTGGCTGCCGACAGCGATGTGATGCGAGCGATCACCGAGATGGTGTTCGCGCAAGCCAATGCGACGGATCCGCGAACTCGGCTCGAAGTGGCTATCGTGGCCGGTCAGGCCGCGGGCAGTGCCGGTCAGGCGTTGGGCCGCGACGCGTTGAGTGCGGTCGTGAATGTTGCCGGTCAACCGATCGACAGCAATCTTGACTTTGCGATTTGGCAATCGCTGCGAGCCCTTGACGCGGTCGATCCGTCGACTTCGATCTTGCAGCAAATCGATTGGGATTCGAAGCAGAGTGAGTTGGCGACGGCGGTCTTGGCAATCGCTAACCCTCGGGCCGCCAAGGTCGGGCTCGAAATGCTGCAACGTGACGATATCAATCACGTCGCTGTCAACGAGTTGTTTCTCGCCGTGACCAAGGCGGGCGACTCGAATCAATTAGGGCAATTGTTGAACCTACTCACCCACAACCCGCCATCGTCGCTCTCGCATGAATGGATGAGGGCGTTGTTGGAGCGAACCAAGGCAGACGCCACGGTGCCGGTCGATGCGAACCAAGCGATTGCCAAGGCCGTTGCCGATGTAGAGACGTTCGCAAGTAACCCGGATTGGTGCACGGTGGTGTGCCAAGCGGTTTCGTTGTGGAAATTAAGTGACGCCGAGACGGCGCTGCTCGAGGCACTTCCAAAAACAACCGCCGAAACCCGCACTGCATTGATTCAAGCGATCGGCTCCTTTGCTTCGGACAAGGCAAAGCAGACAATTGATGAGTTGCTCCGGGCGGACGATATGGAAACTCGCGTTGCGGCTACGCGGGCGATTGCGGCTCATCGCCCCCAGGCATCCTTTTCCGCCGTGATCGAGCTGGTGAAGCGTTCCGAAACGAGGGAGCAAGGGGCCTCGATCGTAGCCGAATTAGCAAAACGCAAGGGGCTTCCCGAGGCCTTGGCGGTCGAGCTTGGAAAGCATTCGCTCGATGCGGATGCGGCGAGTCAACTATTGCGTCATCTCCGCAGTCGCGGCGGCCACACGGGGTTAGAAGAGGCAATCCGCCGTTCAGGAAAGCTGGAGGATCTCGCCTGGAAGTTGACTCCCGAGTTTTCCGCGGAGACCTTGGCGCTGGCCAAACAGGGCTCGCCCAGCAATGGTGAACGAATCTATCGCCGTGAAAAATTGCAGTGCATTGAGTGTCATGCGATCGGCACGGCGGGCGGATTGGTCGGCCCTAATTTGATCAGCATCGGTGGCAGTTCCCAGCCTGATTACATTCTGGAATCGCTGATCGCGCCCAATGCAAAACTCAAAGAAGGCTACACCACGACTCAATTCTTGACCGATGACGGCCGGGTGATCAGCGGGATTGTGCTAACCAAAAATGACAAGGCCGTCCAAGTACGATTGGCCGATGGGACCGTCACCTCGATTGTCGTCGATTCGATCGAAGAGGAGTCGCCGGGCAAATCGTTGATGCCCGAGGGACTACTCGATAATTTGACTCAAGGCGAGTTGGCCGATCTGGTGGCGTTTCTTTCTGTGCTGGGCCGGTCAGCGGAGTTCACTGTTTCGACACAGCCGATTTTGCGAAACGTCGAAACGTTGATTTATAGCGACGAAGCCAATCACAAAATTAATCGAACCAGTACCGATGCGGTCGCCAGCGGCGATGCGGTGATGAAATGGCGTCCTTTGACATCGCATGTCGATGGAACGTTTTGGGTCGACGAGATGGATGCCTTCAAGCAGCATCAAAACACCCCGTCGACGTCGTTTGTTCGCTTCCAAGTCAACGTGCTCTCCGACGGTGCGATGAAAATCGAGCTTCCGGGTGAAGCGATGAAGGCTTGGCTTGATGGCAAACCGACTCCTGTCGCGGCGCTCCGCACGGCGAAGTTAACCCAGGGAACGCACACGATCGTGTTGTCGATCGACCGGACGTTGCAAACGGCCCCCTTTACCATTGCGTTGTCCGAAAATGTGGGTGCGGTGCAGGCTCCATAG
- a CDS encoding ABC transporter ATP-binding protein: protein MTIQNESRRPMIEAIGLSKFYGPFAAARDVTFSVGEGELVAFLGPNGAGKSTTMKMLTGYIAASEGEARIAGHNMMEDRIEGSRRLGYLPENGPLYPEMTPFAMLSFFAEARGMTAARKKDRIEAVVDICDLSSVIYKPTSKLSKGFKQRVGMSQALLHEPDVLILDEPTAGLDPNQIRGVRATMKKLSETKTILLSTHILQEVEAMADRVVMINEGRLVYDGDVEGLRKRGDNDLDEAFYSLTQDATAQDATAS from the coding sequence ATGACGATTCAAAACGAATCCCGCCGGCCCATGATCGAAGCGATCGGGCTCAGTAAGTTTTATGGTCCTTTTGCCGCAGCTCGCGACGTCACCTTTTCAGTGGGTGAAGGTGAGTTGGTGGCGTTTTTGGGCCCTAATGGTGCGGGAAAAAGCACAACGATGAAGATGTTGACCGGGTATATCGCCGCCAGCGAGGGCGAAGCTCGGATCGCAGGTCACAATATGATGGAAGACCGTATCGAAGGGAGTCGCCGGCTCGGCTACTTGCCTGAGAACGGGCCGCTGTATCCTGAAATGACCCCCTTTGCGATGCTTAGTTTTTTCGCCGAGGCACGCGGCATGACGGCGGCTCGCAAGAAAGATCGCATCGAAGCGGTCGTCGACATCTGTGACCTTTCCAGCGTGATTTACAAACCCACCAGCAAGTTGTCCAAAGGGTTCAAGCAGCGTGTGGGGATGAGCCAAGCCCTGCTGCACGAGCCTGACGTTTTGATTCTCGACGAGCCGACGGCTGGCTTGGATCCAAACCAAATTCGCGGCGTGCGCGCGACGATGAAGAAGTTGAGCGAAACGAAGACGATTCTGCTCAGCACGCACATTTTGCAAGAAGTCGAAGCGATGGCTGACCGCGTTGTGATGATCAACGAAGGGCGGCTGGTCTACGACGGTGACGTCGAGGGGCTTCGCAAACGTGGCGATAACGACCTCGATGAAGCGTTCTACTCGTTGACCCAGGACGCGACGGCCCAGGACGCGACGGCCTCGTGA